The following proteins are co-located in the Pedobacter sp. FW305-3-2-15-E-R2A2 genome:
- a CDS encoding glycoside hydrolase family 130 protein, protein MRLLVERKPVKVYPDPKRVIARFFFNGDERAVEVVKHVMALSDQEVFGIISPLLQEYSKRHRNITKILTRHCKKVINAINNAGFDPESLDKYQRLLIGSYFTHEYSIESAAFFNPSIVEDPDQSELVEGEKRVIISFRAVGEGHISSVVFRRALIDRDNNITVIPAGNYIDEAEVIKNAVYNKKLFLKKAADSKIDIEILDELGKKLEEKFDYATLRRIILDTKSLQEDDLRKLEYDKILWLSDTYHEISFSRDTDISDRVIFPISEFERKGIEDARFVRFVKSDGSVIYYATYTAFDGAMIMPKLLQTTDFYDFKISPLHGVGAQNKNLALFPRKINGKYAMMSRIDGWNNYLMYSDKLTVWDNPVKLQSPMFPWEFIQIGNCGSPIETKDGWLVITHGVGPMRRYCLGASLFNLDDPSIEIGRLDEPLVVPNTDEREGYVPNVLYSCGSIIHNDELIIPYGLSDYCSSFASVKIELVLDKLKSSACAIAAREKAEAMKEETKK, encoded by the coding sequence ATGAGATTATTAGTAGAACGAAAACCGGTTAAAGTATATCCTGATCCAAAACGAGTGATCGCGCGTTTCTTTTTTAATGGAGACGAAAGAGCAGTAGAAGTTGTGAAACATGTCATGGCGCTTTCCGACCAGGAGGTCTTTGGAATCATTTCCCCTTTATTGCAGGAATATTCCAAACGACATAGAAACATTACCAAAATCTTAACAAGACATTGTAAGAAGGTCATCAATGCCATTAATAATGCTGGTTTTGATCCCGAATCTCTGGACAAATATCAGCGCTTGCTCATTGGTTCATATTTTACACATGAATATTCCATAGAATCGGCGGCGTTTTTTAACCCGTCTATTGTAGAAGATCCTGACCAGTCTGAACTGGTAGAAGGAGAAAAAAGAGTCATCATCAGCTTTAGAGCAGTAGGTGAGGGGCATATTTCTTCTGTAGTCTTCCGCAGAGCCCTCATAGACAGAGATAATAACATCACGGTAATTCCTGCCGGAAACTATATTGACGAAGCGGAGGTGATTAAAAATGCAGTCTACAACAAGAAACTGTTTCTGAAAAAGGCTGCAGATTCTAAGATTGATATTGAGATCCTCGATGAGCTCGGCAAAAAACTGGAAGAAAAGTTTGATTATGCGACTTTAAGAAGGATCATTCTGGACACTAAAAGCCTTCAGGAAGATGATCTTAGGAAGTTGGAATATGATAAGATTCTATGGCTTTCTGATACCTATCATGAGATTAGTTTCTCCAGAGATACAGATATTTCCGACCGCGTCATCTTTCCCATCTCAGAATTTGAACGTAAGGGAATTGAAGACGCACGCTTTGTACGTTTTGTGAAAAGTGATGGTTCTGTGATTTATTACGCCACCTATACTGCTTTTGACGGGGCGATGATCATGCCGAAGCTCCTTCAAACCACAGATTTCTATGACTTTAAAATCAGCCCTTTACACGGGGTTGGTGCACAAAATAAAAACCTTGCCCTTTTCCCGCGCAAAATAAACGGGAAGTACGCCATGATGTCCAGAATTGACGGCTGGAACAATTACCTCATGTATTCAGATAAGTTAACCGTATGGGATAATCCTGTAAAGCTGCAATCGCCAATGTTCCCCTGGGAATTTATCCAGATTGGAAATTGTGGTTCTCCGATCGAAACAAAAGATGGCTGGCTGGTGATTACTCATGGAGTAGGGCCGATGCGCCGCTACTGTTTAGGTGCCAGCTTGTTTAACCTGGATGATCCCTCCATTGAGATTGGCAGATTAGATGAGCCATTGGTGGTTCCAAATACGGATGAACGGGAAGGTTATGTGCCTAATGTATTGTATTCCTGTGGTTCTATTATTCATAACGATGAGCTGATCATTCCCTACGGATTGTCGGATTATTGCTCTTCGTTTGCCTCTGTAAAGATTGAACTGGTGCTCGACAAATTGAAAAGCTCTGCCTGTGCCATTGCAGCCAGGGAAAAAGCAGAAGCAATGAAAGAAGAAACTAAGAAGTAA
- a CDS encoding outer membrane beta-barrel protein produces MKKLLLSLVAVSAFAFSTQAQTEKGKIMVGGNVAFDTQKSDASGAKSNTNFQIVPSVGYFVADNFAVGTGIGYGYSKTSGTVSGAVTKMGNQNTAFVVSPFGRYYANLSESFKFFGQLSVPMAFGKDKEVNADGKVGAKTASTTEIGVALSPGFAFYPTKKIGIEFALNGLNYNNLRKEDGNGNKLKGAGYDEFSFGANFFSPKIGIQLHF; encoded by the coding sequence ATGAAAAAATTATTATTATCATTAGTTGCAGTTTCTGCATTCGCATTTAGTACTCAGGCACAAACTGAAAAAGGAAAGATTATGGTTGGTGGTAATGTTGCATTCGATACTCAAAAAAGCGATGCTTCAGGCGCTAAATCAAATACAAATTTCCAGATCGTTCCGAGTGTTGGTTATTTTGTTGCTGATAATTTCGCAGTAGGTACCGGGATAGGTTATGGTTACAGCAAAACCAGTGGTACTGTTTCGGGAGCTGTAACTAAGATGGGAAACCAAAACACGGCATTCGTAGTAAGTCCTTTTGGTCGTTATTACGCAAATCTTTCTGAATCTTTCAAATTCTTCGGACAATTATCAGTTCCAATGGCATTTGGTAAAGACAAAGAAGTAAATGCAGACGGTAAAGTTGGTGCTAAAACTGCTTCTACTACAGAAATAGGTGTTGCATTATCTCCAGGTTTCGCATTCTACCCTACTAAGAAAATCGGTATCGAGTTTGCTTTAAACGGATTGAACTATAACAACCTTCGTAAAGAAGATGGAAATGGCAACAAATTAAAAGGTGCTGGTTATGATGAGTTCAGCTTTGGTGCTAACTTCTTCTCTCCAAAAATTGGTATACAGTTACATTTTTAA